The following proteins are co-located in the Microcystis wesenbergii NRERC-220 genome:
- a CDS encoding type II toxin-antitoxin system RelE/ParE family toxin, translated as MSKIIFSPSARLDLKQINSYLAGKNPQAARILKEKIQQACKKLAKFPNLGRRRDELIPRLRSFSVEDYLIFYFPLETGIEIARVVSGYRDLDAMFDVD; from the coding sequence ATGTCAAAGATTATTTTCTCACCCTCAGCTAGATTGGATTTAAAGCAAATTAATAGTTACTTGGCTGGGAAAAATCCGCAAGCTGCTAGAATTTTAAAAGAAAAAATCCAACAGGCTTGTAAAAAATTAGCTAAATTCCCCAATCTGGGACGTAGGCGCGATGAGTTAATCCCTAGATTACGAAGTTTTTCAGTAGAAGATTATCTGATCTTTTATTTCCCTCTTGAAACCGGAATTGAAATCGCAAGAGTAGTCAGTGGATATAGAGATTTAGATGCTATGTTTGATGTTGATTAA
- a CDS encoding BrnT family toxin gives MKFEWDERKNQSNLIKHGFDFADAYRIFNLPMVVELDERENYGETRFVAIGLLDGRVVVIVYTEPDAQTIRIISLRKALSYEGKHYEQYLKNRLE, from the coding sequence ATGAAATTTGAATGGGATGAACGCAAAAATCAAAGCAACCTTATTAAACATGGATTTGACTTCGCCGACGCTTATCGTATCTTTAACTTACCAATGGTTGTTGAATTGGATGAGCGAGAGAATTATGGAGAAACTCGCTTTGTGGCTATTGGTTTACTAGATGGACGAGTCGTTGTTATTGTCTATACTGAACCTGACGCTCAAACAATTCGCATTATATCCTTAAGAAAAGCATTATCTTACGAAGGAAAACATTATGAGCAATATCTCAAAAACAGATTGGAGTAG
- a CDS encoding ribbon-helix-helix domain-containing protein, which translates to MNTIQLTPEIEDLIAQQIKTGKYQDDLAVIEEGLRLLAERDRIYRGRFEELKREVMIGVQELKRGESFDGREVINRLKANNLQNCGY; encoded by the coding sequence ATGAACACTATCCAACTGACACCAGAAATAGAAGATTTGATTGCTCAACAAATTAAAACAGGAAAATATCAAGATGATTTAGCCGTTATTGAAGAGGGATTGCGTTTATTGGCAGAAAGAGACAGAATTTACCGAGGAAGATTTGAAGAATTGAAACGGGAAGTCATGATTGGGGTGCAAGAGTTGAAACGTGGGGAAAGTTTTGATGGTAGAGAAGTCATCAACAGATTAAAAGCAAACAATCTTCAGAATTGTGGATATTAA
- a CDS encoding IS4 family transposase codes for MMTNFSKLIKELLKPLPKNDYPALDTFTFLSCWIGFALDKSIVSMRDLCSRMVLQGINVNLSTFSKASKIRETSPFEKVIVELNKRLVAKKGIENARALFPIDSTIISLTSKLLWSQGWHQVKLFSGLNSITTEVVGILIHFGQGHDSKEGGKTIEAIPVNGVGAMDRGFASNQRITELLESSDKHFVLRVKNNISLEMLENGKCKLGKDKRQIEVRVVAFCDLESQTEFRLATDLPLEGEGAVSNEEVAEIYIQRWQIELLWKFLKMHLKLDNLITKNENGIRLQIYSCIIAYLILQLIDIEEGFGKSLLDKLRYLQSFMCQHISYVHWFRRIVYSI; via the coding sequence CTGATGACGAATTTTTCAAAACTCATAAAAGAGCTTCTCAAACCACTGCCTAAAAATGACTACCCCGCTTTAGATACTTTTACATTTTTGTCCTGTTGGATTGGTTTTGCTTTAGATAAAAGCATCGTCAGTATGAGGGACTTATGCAGTAGAATGGTACTTCAAGGAATTAATGTAAATTTATCCACATTTTCTAAGGCAAGCAAAATTAGAGAAACAAGTCCATTTGAGAAAGTCATTGTCGAATTAAATAAGCGTTTAGTTGCCAAAAAAGGAATAGAGAATGCGCGAGCTTTATTTCCTATTGACTCAACAATAATTAGCTTAACCAGTAAATTACTATGGTCCCAGGGATGGCATCAAGTAAAACTATTCTCTGGTCTTAATAGTATCACAACAGAGGTGGTCGGAATACTCATCCATTTTGGTCAAGGTCATGACTCAAAAGAAGGAGGAAAAACGATAGAAGCAATTCCTGTAAATGGAGTTGGAGCAATGGATAGAGGATTTGCGTCTAATCAAAGAATCACCGAATTATTAGAGAGTAGTGACAAGCATTTTGTCTTGAGAGTGAAAAATAATATTAGCCTAGAGATGCTCGAAAATGGCAAGTGTAAACTCGGAAAAGATAAAAGACAAATAGAAGTAAGAGTAGTCGCTTTTTGCGACCTAGAAAGTCAAACAGAATTTCGGCTGGCGACAGATTTACCTCTAGAAGGAGAAGGAGCAGTTAGTAATGAAGAAGTTGCCGAAATTTACATCCAAAGATGGCAAATAGAACTGCTGTGGAAATTTTTAAAAATGCATCTAAAGTTGGATAATCTAATCACTAAAAACGAGAACGGAATCCGCCTACAGATCTATAGTTGCATTATCGCTTATCTGATTCTACAGCTAATAGATATTGAAGAAGGATTTGGGAAAAGCTTATTAGACAAACTGCGCTATTTACAGAGTTTCATGTGTCAACATATTAGCTATGTACACTGGTTCCGGAGGATTGTCTATTCAATTTAA